The region AATCTATGAGCTTGATGAAGTTGCAAATGGGAAGCAGATTGAGAGGGCATTGCTTGAAATGGGGTGCCAGCCAAGTGTTCCAGCTGTGTTTATAGGACAGCAATTCATTGGTGGTTCTAAAACAATCATGAGCTTACACCTTCGGAATGAGTTAGTGCCACTTTTGATGAATGCCAGAGCTATATGGATTTGAAGTTGAAATGAAGTTATTTCTACAAAATAAGAAGAGTTAAATGTTAAAATTGAATAAGGATTTTGAAGTCTAGCTATCTAGTTGTACATACTACTGGTCGCATACTGATGTCGGTTGAGTTCCCTGTTTAAAATAAAGTAAGCCACAGAGGCATATATTTATCAGAGGAGTAATGATATGTGTACCTTCACTTATTCCCTTTTCATCTATATACTTCACATATACACTGTGTGTATTTCTAATGATGTATATATAATAAACAATTTAGGCTTTTTTGCTCTGGTATAACAAATTTTACATTTCATCAAAAACACCTCTCTAACTTCAAAGATTCCCTTCACATGATCCAACATCACGTGGTTTAGGAAAATATGTATGGGCACCCTTTTTCTTTTTCGGAGACATTTGACCTGTAATTTGGGGTTGTTTTTAACCTCCACTAGTTGCGagtttaaaaaaacattaaatatgaTTTTGATAGTTGGAAACCGCAAGCTGCATGTATGAAAAACACACGTGCAGTTTGTGGAGGTTTAAAACCGACACAAtcatatttaatgtattttaaaattttgactaaccaaattttgaaataattacaaGCTATCACACTATATCCAAAACTTTA is a window of Lotus japonicus ecotype B-129 chromosome 5, LjGifu_v1.2 DNA encoding:
- the LOC130716963 gene encoding monothiol glutaredoxin-S1-like yields the protein MDMITSIVSDKAVVIFSKSTCCISHSITSLIRSFGANPIIYELDEVANGKQIERALLEMGCQPSVPAVFIGQQFIGGSKTIMSLHLRNELVPLLMNARAIWI